In the genome of Gammaproteobacteria bacterium, the window GTGGATAGCGCTGACCAGTTCCTCGCTCGCGCAATCCTTGAGCAGGTAACCCGACGCACCGGCTTTCAGCATCGCTGACACAAACTGATTCTCGGCATGCATGGAAAGACAGATAATCCGAACCTCGGAAAGTTGTGCGCGGATTTGGCGGGTGGCCTCGATGCCGTTCAGGGTTGGCATCGAAGCATCCATGACGATCACGTGGGGTTGATGCTCTTTAGCGACCCGCACCGCCTCTAGCCCATTAGCAGCTTCGGCAACGGTCTCCATGTCGGTATGCCGTTCGAGCAATGACCGCAGCCCGTCGCGTACGATGACGTGATCATCAGCCAGTACAATGCGGATTTTCATAATGTGACGCCCCGGCTCAACGGAATTCATGGTTCATCACAGGGGACTATTAACGTAGTTCGCGTGCCATGACCGATGGACGATTCTACATCGAGTTCACCGCCGAGATAGTTCAGGCGCTCTCGGATACTGAAGTATCCGACTCCTCCCTCGGCACTGGGAGCGTCTTTCAGGCGAGTTGTGTCGAACCCGACCCCATCGTCTTGAATTAAGATGTGAAGATGATCATTCACGCATTCGACTGTTAGACTGACGGTGCGCGCCTGCGCGTACTTGGTGGCGTTGAACAACAGTTCGCGCGCAATATCGTAAATCATTAAGTCCTTTTCTTCGCTTACGGGTTTCGCTTGGTTATCGGTCTCAAATACGAACCGGGTATCTTTGTGCTCGGCGTCGAACCACTCAACGAGTTGTTGTAATGCGGCCTCCAATCCCAGTTCCCGCAGCACCGCGGAACTCAACTGGAACGTCAGCGATCGGGTGGCCTGAATCGACTGATCCAACAATGCTTGGCTTTCCATTAGCGATCGTCTGGTGTTGGCGGACAGGTCCGAGTCAAGCACAGCTCGAAGCTTGAGCTTGGCCATCGCCAAAGCCTGACCAACTTGATCGTGCAGGCCGATCGCTACACGTCGCCGTTCTCGCTGTCCAGCCAACGCCAGTTCCGATGCCAAGGTCCGAAGTTGGCGTTGCTGCTCGATGAGCGCTTCATCGGCTTGCTGGCGTTCGGTAATATCCTGCCCCACGGCGATGACGCCGGTAGGTACGCCGGCGACATCGAGGATACGGCTGATACTCCACAGTAAGACCCGTTGTTCCCCGTCGGGTGTTCGAACAGGGTTTTCAAAAGACCGCGTCGGGAATCCGTCAAGGATCCGTTTGATGTTGTCGACAACGAGTTTCTGGTGGGCCTTGGGAACAAACAGCTGGATATAGTCTTGTCCCAGAACTGATGCTCGCTGTCGCCCGTACAATCGCACAGCCGCACGATTGAATTCGAGGATGCGGCAATCCGGCGATAAGCAAACAATCACGCTCGGCCCTGCCTCAATAAGAGACATGAATCGCTGTGCGATTTCACATGCACCGCATCCCGCTGTGTTGATTTCCGCTGGATCGTGATTCCGACGGGAACACTCGTCCGATGAGCAAGTCGGTGCTGCCATTTTTCGTCTTCTCTTTTCCAAAATTAACGTTCACTCATGGAATCACGGTCCGTGTCACTCGGTACGAGAGGCGTCAACGGGCTTGAAGACGTGAGCGCTATCGACAGATCTAGCGATTCGGAACGCGCGATGGAGAGGCAACGCTCTTCTAAAAAGTATAGGCGACAGTTGCACGAGAAACAAAAGGGTCAGACTCGATTGATTAGGATTCCCGGATTAACAATCACAGTCACCTCCACTACCTGTTGCCTCGATGACACGAATCACTTCCAGTCAACCTGATCCTTGAGCCCCACCGACGGTTTGCCGATCTCCGTCACGTTGGCGTGGTGGTATCACCAGCCGATTGCATAGAAGCCAAAATAGGCTTTTATGGGCGAACAAATAAAAATTTTGTTAGTAATAAATGACTATCAATTCCTGAAATATTTTCTCTTGAGGCGGGAATTATACGAAAAGGCAATATAAAACATTAATAATCAATGACATATTCCATATGCGGCCCGGAGCGCAAATATTGGCACGCAATCTGACTAACCCTTGGTATACGAACACAAACTCAATAGAGCACCGGGGAGCATCAGCATGGGTATCAGGGCAATGTCGATCGCCGCGTTGACCGTGACATTGGCAGTTATCGGCATGACGAATGCCTTGTCGAATACCCGAGGTCCCCAGTCGGTCGAGACCAGGACGATCGAACCACTGACCTGGGTCTTGGATAGACCACGCCCCACCTCTCCCACCGTCAGTCGCGACTCGAATCCCGAGCACATCGTACCTGCCGAGCCGGAGACGCCGGTCGCTACGAGGGACGCCGATTCCTCCGGGGGAGCGGCAAACGCAGGCCGGGGCGACCCGGAAAAACACCCTGAGAGGGACGAACCGACGCGTGAGACCCGAATCGATTCCTGGTCCCCGGGTCCGCAGGTGAACCCGGGGGCGCTGCTCTACATCAACGGCAGAAACCTGTCGCAGATCGAGGTCTACCTCGACGGAATTCCCCTGGAAGTGGAGGCGCGGAGGGAGTGGGCGCCGGACTTGCAGTTGCCAGACTATGCTGTGACCGGCCCGCTCGGATACTACGACCCGGCAACGTCCGAGTATCGCGTCCTCGCGGATAGCTTCGCCGTCAAGGACGTGTAACCCGAGGTTATCGATGCCGCCGTGCCGCATCGATCGCCAGGTTTCCGATCCAACGGCAGGAAGCAAGCGAATCGCTGCCTCGCCGGCGGTTGGTAACGCGGCCCTCTCGATGATGCGCCACGGCCAGTCCTTCAGCGCGCAGGGCATTTGCCCATCGAACCGACCGGCGAGCCCTGTCATGCCACGTTAATATTTCACACCGGACGCTCGGGAATCGTTACAGCCCCCGCGCCGGCGGCTGCCTAGAATCTTCTCCGCACCGTCACGCACGAGAACGTGCGCCCCGAAGATCATCCACGGAAGGAGAAACCTCATGCGCAAGGAATCCGGCGCCACGCTGATCGAACTGGTCGTCACCCTCGGTATCGCCGCTATCCTGACCACCCAGGCTGTCGCGGGACTCTCGCGGCTCGTCCGGGTCAATCAATTGACCACCGAGACGAACCGTATGATTTCCGCGCTGGCGCTTGCCCGCTCCGAGGCAATAAAGCGCGGTGTGCGCGTAACCGTCTGCGGGAGCACCCACGGCAGCGCCTGCGATGTACCCGGGGGTTACGAACAGGGCTGGGTGGTTTTCGAGGACCGGAACAACGATGCCCGGATCGGTGAGGACGAATCGATCATATCCTTCTATAACGCCAACAAGGACGACTCATTGACCATTCGCGGTAACCGACCCGTCGCCAGCTACGTTTCCTACGTGTCCTCCGGGGTCAGTCGTCGTATCACCGGGGGATTTCAGGCCGGCTCGATCACATTGTGTAACGAAGCCGCGGGTAGGAAGATCGTAATCGGCGCGACTGGCCGAGCCAGAGCGGTCGAGACGACTTGCCGATAACCCTCGTTCCCTCATCGCCCCCTGATTCCATTTTCACGGTTATCGACTACTCTCTAGTGAAACATGCCGGACTGGTAAGGCGCGCCTGGTGACTCCCCGGGAAATCCGAACATCGCCTCGAACCCCCCGGGGATTCGGTCAGAACCGATGTGCCCAGGGCTGACTCATCACATCGGTCGATCTGCTCCGGGGTATCCGACAATTGTCGTGCGCCGACCACGACCGGCCCTTGCCGACGGAGAGTCACACTGACCGCGACCCACACCTGGGTCTGCTGACAGCGCCTACGGGCACCGAATCATCCAGGAGTCGGAATTTCCGTTCGAACAACACTTAAACAAGTAACAAGTAATGGCGGCGCTGCACTGGTAACGGCCTGTCCACTGCAATGCACCGGTCGTCGTAAATCCGGCCGCCGGTCAGTCAATTTCAACCGATTGTTTGCTCCAGGATTTCAAGCCGACTCCCCTGGATATAATGCCAAAATGATGAAAACGCAGACTGGAGTCACATTGATCGAGATGATGATTGCGCTCGCGGTACTCGCATTTCTGATCACCGTGGCGATACCGGGATTTCAGGAGCTGTTTCGCGGGAACCGCGTCGTCACCCAGGCAAACCAGGTCCTGCACGGGCTGGCACTGGCGAGAAGCGAGGCCGTCAAGCGCAGCGCCCCGATCACCATCTGCAAGAACAACGGCGCCTCTCCCCCCGGCTGCAACAACGCCAACAACAACGTCTGGGAGTCCGGGTGGATCATCTTCGCCGATGCCAACGGCAACGGGGCCTACGACGCCGGAGAGGAGATTCTCGTCGAGGATGCGACGGCAGCCGGTTACTCGGTCCGCACCACGAATAACTACCAGACGATCCAGTTTCTGCCGAACGGGACCCCCAATTTTTCCGACACCTTCAAGGTGTGCAGGCCGGACGCCGATACACAGAAGTCACGCAGCGTGACGATCAACGCCATCGGGCGGGCTTCGGTAACCGAAGGCACGACGGCGTGTCCATGAACGTAAGCACCTTAAGACCGGATTGCGTTGGCCGAAACAGGTTAGACCCTCATCGGCTACTGATTGCGAGCGGCGGCTATACGCTGATCGAGATCCTCGTCTCGGTGCTGGTGCTGGCGATCGGCCTGCTCGGACTTGCTCAGCTTCAGCTCATGTCCATCCAGAACACACACAGCTCGCATCTGAGAAGCATCGCGACCGCGTTGGCCTATGACATGGCGGACAGGGTTCGCGCCAATCCGGCGGGCTTTCAGACCGGGGCCTATAACAATCCCGCCGCGACCCAGGACGCGAGCTGCCTCGCCGCGGGTTGCGCTCCGGGCGCGATGGCAGGACACGACGCCTTCGAATGGCAGACCGACGTTGCCGCGCTACTGCCTTCCGGCGCGGCGGTCATCTGCCTGGACAGCACACCGAACGACGGCATACCGGGGACACCCGACTGCGACGGCGGCGGTCAGATCTACGCCATCAAGATCTGGTGGGCCGATGACAAGACCGGCAACCTCCAGCAATTCGTCACGAACTTCGAGCCATGAGTCACTCCTTCGCCAGCAAGCATGACACGACACAGGACGGCTTTACGCTGGTCGAACTCCTGATAGGCATGGTCATCGGCCTGTTCCTGATGGCCGTCGTCGTACAGCTTTTCCTGAGCAACAAGCAGGCCTACCGGCTCCAGGAGCAGCTCGCCCGCGCCCAGGAGAACGGTCGTTTCGCACTGGAATTCATCTCCCGTGATCTCAGGCAGGCGGACTTCTGGGGCTGCGCCCAACCGGGTGCGATCCAGAACCTGCTGGATGCCGACGGTGACGCCAGCGACAACGGATGGGACGAGGCCGGCTCCGGGTTCGATCTGATGGAGGCGGGAAACCTGCTCGGCATCAAGGGTCTGCCGGGCGGATATCATGTTGCCGCCGCGGCCGCCAATGTGGCGGGGCTGCCGAATGCCGACGCGGTTACGATCGTCGGCGCGACGGGCATGCCGGCGCAGGTAGCGGCCACCATGCCCGGCATCGCCTCCCCGGTCACCATTGCCGCCAATCCCCAGGGGATCGCACCGGGCGACCGGGTCATCGTCTCCGATTGCCAGGGAGGCGACCTCTTCATGGTGACCAACGACACCGACGGCAATCCACTGACACTCGAACACGCCAGCACGGCCGGCAACGACAACGCGAGCGGTTCGCTGCAGAGGACCTACGACGCGACCGCGCAGGTCTATCCGGTGCAGAGCGTCACCTACTCGGTGGACGTCAGTAACGGGGTTCCCGTGCTGCGCAGGAG includes:
- a CDS encoding PilW family protein gives rise to the protein MSHSFASKHDTTQDGFTLVELLIGMVIGLFLMAVVVQLFLSNKQAYRLQEQLARAQENGRFALEFISRDLRQADFWGCAQPGAIQNLLDADGDASDNGWDEAGSGFDLMEAGNLLGIKGLPGGYHVAAAAANVAGLPNADAVTIVGATGMPAQVAATMPGIASPVTIAANPQGIAPGDRVIVSDCQGGDLFMVTNDTDGNPLTLEHASTAGNDNASGSLQRTYDATAQVYPVQSVTYSVDVSNGVPVLRRSDISNANQPVVEGVEKIRALFGEDTTGDGTANRYVTINNVIDLTAIVSARIWVMVRTDEEINDAPVPVTFAGTTITPTDRRSRRVFTSTISLRNRLQ
- a CDS encoding response regulator transcription factor → MNSVEPGRHIMKIRIVLADDHVIVRDGLRSLLERHTDMETVAEAANGLEAVRVAKEHQPHVIVMDASMPTLNGIEATRQIRAQLSEVRIICLSMHAENQFVSAMLKAGASGYLLKDCASEELVSAIHVVMSGQVYLSPGIGQVVANHFKARSSDAIPSAFSILTDKERAVLQLLAEGHSTKEIGERLSLSAKTIATHREHIMEKLGIQNIAGLTKYAIQQGLTTLDF
- a CDS encoding GspH/FimT family pseudopilin; the protein is MMKTQTGVTLIEMMIALAVLAFLITVAIPGFQELFRGNRVVTQANQVLHGLALARSEAVKRSAPITICKNNGASPPGCNNANNNVWESGWIIFADANGNGAYDAGEEILVEDATAAGYSVRTTNNYQTIQFLPNGTPNFSDTFKVCRPDADTQKSRSVTINAIGRASVTEGTTACP
- the pilV gene encoding type IV pilus modification protein PilV translates to MNVSTLRPDCVGRNRLDPHRLLIASGGYTLIEILVSVLVLAIGLLGLAQLQLMSIQNTHSSHLRSIATALAYDMADRVRANPAGFQTGAYNNPAATQDASCLAAGCAPGAMAGHDAFEWQTDVAALLPSGAAVICLDSTPNDGIPGTPDCDGGGQIYAIKIWWADDKTGNLQQFVTNFEP
- a CDS encoding PAS domain S-box protein, with protein sequence MAAPTCSSDECSRRNHDPAEINTAGCGACEIAQRFMSLIEAGPSVIVCLSPDCRILEFNRAAVRLYGRQRASVLGQDYIQLFVPKAHQKLVVDNIKRILDGFPTRSFENPVRTPDGEQRVLLWSISRILDVAGVPTGVIAVGQDITERQQADEALIEQQRQLRTLASELALAGQRERRRVAIGLHDQVGQALAMAKLKLRAVLDSDLSANTRRSLMESQALLDQSIQATRSLTFQLSSAVLRELGLEAALQQLVEWFDAEHKDTRFVFETDNQAKPVSEEKDLMIYDIARELLFNATKYAQARTVSLTVECVNDHLHILIQDDGVGFDTTRLKDAPSAEGGVGYFSIRERLNYLGGELDVESSIGHGTRTTLIVPCDEP
- a CDS encoding GspH/FimT family pseudopilin, whose protein sequence is MRKESGATLIELVVTLGIAAILTTQAVAGLSRLVRVNQLTTETNRMISALALARSEAIKRGVRVTVCGSTHGSACDVPGGYEQGWVVFEDRNNDARIGEDESIISFYNANKDDSLTIRGNRPVASYVSYVSSGVSRRITGGFQAGSITLCNEAAGRKIVIGATGRARAVETTCR